The following are encoded in a window of Peromyscus leucopus breed LL Stock chromosome X, UCI_PerLeu_2.1, whole genome shotgun sequence genomic DNA:
- the Tceal8 gene encoding transcription elongation factor A protein-like 8, whose product MQKSCDENEGTAQNTPKADEGHPSEDPPQQAGENPEASGESGGEEADGSLRGEPAQPSLEPKEDTPTRHLNPEEVIRGVDELERLREEIRRVRNKFVMMHWKQRHSRSRPYPVCFRP is encoded by the coding sequence ATGCAAAAGTCTTGTGACGAGAACGAAGGAACAGCCCAGAACACACCAAAGGCAGATGAAGGCCATCCTTCAGAAGATCCACCACAGCAGGCAGGAGAAAACCCTGAGGCTTCTGGAGAAAGTGGGGGGGAGGAAGCAGATGGGAGCCTTAGAGGAGAGCCTGCTCAACCCAGCCTGGAGCCTAAAGAGGACACTCCCACAAGGCATCTGAACCCTGAAGAAGTGATAAGAGGAGTAGATGAGTTGGAAAGGCTTAGGGAAGAGATAAGAAGAGTAAGAAACAAGTTTGTGATGATGCACTGGAAGCAAAGACATTCCCGAAGCCGTCCTTACCCTGTGTGCTTCAGGCCTTGA